Part of the Plectropomus leopardus isolate mb chromosome 7, YSFRI_Pleo_2.0, whole genome shotgun sequence genome, agaaaaatcacctAGCatggaaaaacaggaaaattagaGGAGACTGTTTGCTTTTCTGTCTGCAGAATTGATCTGTGTCAAAacctgcaataaaaatgatcacagaAGATTCTCAAATCATATTAGATAATCTGATCAAGTTCTTTGTTTTGTGAAGAATGGGCCTCCAACAAATTTAATTAACTTTGAGTTCATAGAGTCCGGTCTGTCTTTGCACTGCTTTTGTCTCAGACATTTGATATTTGATAGCACTGTCCAAGATCGTGGCTTTATTACCCCTGTCAGCTCACATTTTATctgtttctttcacattttaagtCACCATCCAAGAAACTGAATATGTTATATTCATATTGATAGGAATATATGTTTCAGAAGCCTCTGTGGTCACTAAGGTCACCAAACCCACCCAGTACACGAGGGTGATGCAAGTCCTGTTTTAGGGTGGATTTCCCTTGAAACAAACTAGCATTCAGCCAAAACAAACTCCTGCTGATGGTTTGCCTCTTGCCTCTGGTCTCTCTGGCCTGCTTCTAGACAGCAGCCGAGGGACCCTCACTGCTCAGGGGGAGGAGCGGAGGAGTCCTCCGGCCCTCCCACCGGCTATAAGACCAGGGGCAGACGGAAACACTCAAACAGCAGGCACACGTGGAGCAAAGAGGCAGGGAGAGAGACGGACGTGgagagaggctgagagagagagagagagagagagagagatcaacCAAGTCAAACTGCTGCCACAGGCTGGGAGTAGATTTTGCTGTTGGGattgaaacatacaaataaaaacaaaggatcAAGACAAAGGTTTAGAGAAGACAAAAGAGGACAGAATCAACAACCATTTGACTCcaacatgccattttaaatttggttttCTTACAAAGGATTAACAGAGAGAAGAATTGACCTTTGGGatgtgaagtgtttttgtaTAAACCGAGAGAGAAAAACGCTGCAGCTCTGTGGTCAAGTTGGTCTGGACCACTGACAAAGGACTATCTCTGCATCATAAGGGCGACATCTGACTTACTCGGTTTAACAGAGTTTGCATAGAAGAAGAGAAGTTGGAGGTTAAGTAACAATTTAAGGGGTGCGTGTCTACACAATTAGATAATTAGATAGATAATTAGCTTCTGATAATAAACTTTCAAAAGTTGAACCTCAACAAGTGGAAGACACTCGTGGATTGACCAGCAGCTTACGCAGCGTTGTTACGGTGAAGATGACATTCGCCATGCTGCGCACGGCGCCTCCAGCAGGCCGCTTCTTGTACGGCGACATTGCCCTCCTCTCCGAAGACGAGGAGGAGAACGGAAGCGAGGGGTCAGGCTCCGAGGAGCGTACCACCAACTCCTCCAACTTCCGCCTGTCCTCCTCGTCGCCATCTGCCTTTCACATCAAGGTgaacaggaagaggaagctGTGCGGGGCAGGAGGGAACGGAGGGGTAGATGTAGCCATGATGGGGAGGCTCATCCCCCCAGGGTCTTCCATCCCTGGGGAAGGTCGCCAGAGGACCGCAGCCAACGCGCGGGAGAGAGATCGCACCAATTCTGTCAACACAGCATTCACAGCGCTGCGCACTCTCATCCCCACCGAGCCTGCAGACAGGTACAGAGCAACATGAGTCACACTgtgtcatgacattttttttttttttatctggagaCCAAAATAAGTAGTCCCTGATGATGAAGTTCTGGATAACATGCGCCTTTAATCAcaattgagttattttttggAGAGGCCTGTAATCTAATTGAGGTAACACTGCTTTTAATTATGAGTAGATATTTCCTATAAGACATGTGTCATAGAGTTAGTTTCCAAGAAGTGACCTCTCAAATATCCAACATCTGTTGcaccttattttgaaatactatataacagtgtaacagtgttttgataatgatcatttttatcaaataatCTCCTTCTGATTTGATGATTAGGAAGCTGTCGAAGATTGAGACGCTACGTTTGGCCAGCAGCTACATCAGTCACCTGGGCAACGTCTTGCTCCTGGGCGAGGGGCTTCATGACGGACAGCCGTGCCACGCTCCCTCACCACCATTCTTCCACGTCAACTCCTCCCCCAACCGAGGATCCGACCAGTCAGCTCAGCCAAAGCACATCTGTACTTTCTGCCTCAGCAACCAGAGGAAAATGGTGAGCAGACAAAAActataaattaataaacaacaaaatgaaacaaaactaaAGTATATCGAAACAAAACAGTGttatcaactttttaaaaaatggtgataAATACTCTGAAATATTCAAGAAAATAGCTGCAGCTTTTGCCTATCTCTAAGTGACCTAAGAAACACTGATTAACACTACAAAAGTAAGAATAATGCATTTCTTTAGtcacttttaaaatgcaatacaTGGAGCACTAATAATGCTTTTTCCAGAGTAAGATAATAAAAAAGCCCAGATTTAACCAAAGAGAAAGCTGATGATACTGTAGGATGAAGCTTCTTTTTGGGAAACTGCACAGTGCTTTAGGGtcaatttggtgtttaaagctgACCTGAGGTCAGTGACTGTGCCTATAAACCTGATTGGCCCTGAGGGACATTAAAAGCAGAACCTCTTTAAAGTCCACTTTTGGGGTGAAGGACTGTGTGTTATTGTTCTGTTGGGGGTTAGTTTTACTCGAGCAGGTGGCTTGAAAGTTCAAGGTGCTTTCTGAACCTCAGGAGACATTACAGTCAGCGATggaagttattgtttttgtctcataGGAACTAAAAGAGGTCTGACAGCATGCAGTCTTTTATTATGGTGACTGACAAAACGTGCTGGACCGTAGCGTTAAAACGACAACTGTGGcgtttttgttctttcttttttaaaaatatgaatttaaaagttTACAAGGGTATTTATGCAGCAAGTGAAATTTATGACCAGGAACCCATGAAATTCATCCAAAACCATGTGTATAATTTCAAGAATGTATTGACGTCACCCTAAAGATGAGGTTTTAATCATAACTCCTAAACAACTGACGAGAGATTCAAAGACTGGTCATGGCAATGACTTTGTCTCACTGAATATGGatttcatgagagaaaaaatCTGTCATATGTGCATTTGCATACTGCATGTTTTAAGAACATTTCCCAAAAGCTCTTTATTGTATTTGGTCATAAGTTTATACACAGTTTAATAATTCAGGAATAAATTCAATTCAGGATGATGgcacaaaacaaactaacaaaaaaagaaagaaataaaatgattttttctaaAATGGTAAAAGCTGCAGATTCTTCAATTCGTTGCTGCAGATGGCATGTCAGACTTTTGTAGcagtttttttcacttcttcCACTCCTCTGTCTACACTTCAATAGAGATACAGAGAAGGGGAACTTCATCCAGTCCAAAGTTCATCTCGCATTTGATTGATTCAACAGAGGAAATAGAAATAATCAAGAACACTCTCAGTATAACAAAGTCGTCAGTCAGAtgacaaataacaacaaatgaaGAATTCCCATCAGCTGACTGTAATCAATGTACATGACTGCCGCTCCGACTTCAACAAACACCATCAGTCTGCGCAGGAGATGATAGAGAGGTGACGTCCACTCAACTCTCCCCCCTCTAACCTAGCCGCTGCCCATTTAGGAGGATTTATGGGTAAGGAGCTGACATCTGGCAGACTCCCCCGTTACCCCAGCAGTGTGTGAAAGCTAATACCCTCCTCAGTGTCTAAACCCAGAGACCCTTCAGCTGGGGGATAACCTGAGTCTCAGCAGTGTGCGTCTCCCCCTCCCTGCTGCCTCCCCTCTGAACCTTTGTGAGTGAAAGCCTAGACGTCCTCAGCGTCTCAAGCCCAGACACCCTCGGCTGCAAGATAACTAGTCTGAAATCAGTCTTGCTTTCTCTCTCGTTTCCCCTTTTGCCTCAGTTTGTCCTCTCTGAGTTctccatttttatttctttctcccGTCTcgttttgtttcactttttcctcAAAGCTCTTCTCGTCCCCCCGCCACTCCCTCAGCTCTCTGCATATCGATCAGCCTGGTGGAGGTCAGAGCTGTCAGTAGGAGCTGTGTAATACTATCTGCTGCTGTCAACTCACTGCTGCAGATGCATGGCTGACCTGTAAATGCATGCTGGGTAGAAAACAATTTGGAAACTTTCTCAAGTCAAAACCTTCAACTGTAGACACGTTGACACAGACTATATTACTTGATGTCAGTCACATTATGCTGTTTCCCATTAGCTCAGTAACAACTCACTATTCTGTGTATGCTGAACGTACTCTTACTGTTTTAATGTAGAGCACTGATCAGGTGAACCCAGGTAAAAGTCGACATCTTTTGATTATCCTTTGATTTATTTCCCTAAGACAATATCACTCACAAATGAGAAAGGCGATGAGTTAGGgaaagattttgattttttaacttAGACCTGGATTGTGcaattgaaataaaaagatgtcTCATGTTTCCATTCAGTATAACTTTCgtatatgacataaaataatccTCCCTGATGAGTTTGGATGGCTAATATAATTGTCAAATTCAGTGAATATATCCCCACAGTCCTCTAGCTGTTCGCTCTgcgtgcaaaaaaaaatccagcgtTTAAACACAGCCCTGTCTCTGTGAATGGGAAACAAATAAGTGACTTAAACCGAATCATAAAACGCTATGCCGACTACTCCCTCCTTCACGTCCTTGTCCACGAGGAACAGAGATACAGCATGATAGTAATGAAATGCAAATAGCATCGGACAATTGCCAGAGCTTCTGACAGAAGGGGTGTATTTGTTTTGGCACTGAGTTCAAATGCCAGTAATATTTTTCCAGAGTCACCGGCTCCAcctttagtttaaaaaaatggctcaGTAAACTCATTAAAACGACGGtctctgcagtttttagcaaacGTTGCTCAAACGGGTAAAGTGTGAATTGTTGGGGACTGTTTCCAGCtgtggattaatacacatttggtgccCTAGTTGGCCGCAGGATGGTGTGTGTATGGTATTTACTCACTATAAACTACAGCACCTATGTTTATAATAATGAAGGAACATGCCACCCAGTGCAGCTGTGCGGCTTATTGATGTTTATTATAGTTTGTAGACAACAATTGGAAAAGGATGAAGTTACTTTGTGTCAGGtttttaccacacacacacacacacacacacacacacacacacacacacacttctagtcTTGTCAGACCTTTTCATAGGACATCAAGACAAATCTAAAATATCACCAGATTTATCCTTTAAGGAGAAGCATAACAGGCTCGCCTGGCATATAAACAGTTAACTGTGAATGGCAGAACCTGAGAGAATTTCATTTTCCCAGGAAAAGTGGCCATACAGTGTGTTTAAGTGGGCTAAAGGGCAGAGCCGGTGCTGGTGATTACAGAGAGGAAACGATTGTGAAGGTAAAATGAGACTTTGTGTCCTGAGTGCtctctttgtatgtttttatggtCATTGAGGTTCATCACAGCTGTCAGGTCTGCTTAGAGCAGCTGCTTCAATTATGCTTATTTCCAATGTGGGAGAGGGTGAAAGTGAGAAAAGTATATGCTCATTTCCTCTTATtatgtgtgtatacagtataactatttcaaaacaaacagtctTGTTAGTAATGACTACTGCACTGAGAGGGCTGAACTATCGCAGATTACACACTCAACGGAACACGAATCTGATGTCATTATCTGTGTGACTGTGCACGTGATTCAGAgagatttcattttattcaggTGAACGAGATATAATTTACTCTTCATAGATTTGACAGAACGCAGTAGTGACAATAAGAgtgaaaattaataataacGTCATCTATCTGTTCAGCTTTGTGACCGGAGCTGCAACGATGAGTTAGTTAATAGATTtgcagttaaaagaaaatgaattgccaACTATTCTGATATCAGATTTCACAGATTTTCTTAACAaatatgtcaaacatttgctggttccagcttcttaaatgtgagatttgctgcttttcgtTGTCATTTATGACCGTAAATGAAAAGACTTAAGGTTGGATAAAAGAAGCAATTTGAAGACGTCAGGATGTAGGAAATTCTGagcatttttgactttttgttgacattttatacattaaacaagtatttgtgaaaataatcagcaggttaatcaatttgaaaaaataaccattagTTGCAGCTTAGTTGTAACCAgacattttttagctttttttttaaaaataaaaatctagtggctttttaatgtaggtttttgtattgttcatttatttatttattttaagatttattttcaaCCCATAATAAAGATTCCCAAATTTTGAGATACACGGTTTTTAGACAGTTGAGATTGTTCTGCTGCATTTGGACACTTGTGAATATCACCTCAGTGTGAGCTTAAAGCACGAGAAAttgttgctttcttttttagtgAGACCCTTTGAATATCTGCGATGCTCAGTGCAGTGATCATCTTTTCCTCCGCATCACCACCAGATATAAGTTGTCAGGTATAGAGCCACACACTGTGGGACATTTCCACTTCGTATCTTTAAATCAGATGCCATGCTTTTCCTCTGGCGTGCACATATATATTgacaaatttagatttttcagGAAACCTGTTCTGGTGTGGAGCACCAGCAGTTTGGTACGGACAAACTGGAGCACAGCCTTCATTTGCCGGTGTCTTTGATAAATGCTGTCAAAAAACTAGGGGACGCTCTTGATGGCTCCATCTGTAAATGAGATGTACAGGGCTGAGGATTGAGGATCGAGGTGAGCAAAGGGCTGCTCAATTCCCAGCGCTGTCTGCTTGATTGATGCAGATATCCTGTGCTAGGCCTCTCTGCTTCTGCTGATCAGTGCAACTGTCAGGTGCCTGGACTCAACCTGCAGCAGGAAACCTGCACGATTACAGCTTTTTTAATCATCGTGGTGTTAATATCTGCAGTATATCTGCTAGATGTCACATTTAATGTTCCTGAAACATAGTTGAGCATCTGCAGCGCTacttaaatacatgttttttttgagtTACAGGTGAAGGCAGCACACAAGTATCAGTTTAATGCTACTGAGTAGTATTGAGATGGTGTTTATTCAGTCATTctttaatacaaaacaaaaacagaaaactttttaaaccaGTTAATCTTTCTACTTTGTTGTCTTTAGGCTGTGACGCTTGAGGCAGTTTTACAGCTTCCTCTGCAACTGTAGCTTATTTCTTTTGGCTTGAAACAGTGAGAGGGTCAATTCAATTCTTCgacaaatgtaaacagaaatgtCGATTAATCTGCCAGTAACAGCAATCATGCTGAACTTTTTCCTTCCAAGCTGGATATGACAAGTTCAAACATTttccaatatttaaaaatttaaagaagCTCGTTTGACAGATTAAAGGAGACTTTATACAtttggaaacaaaataaaaatctggcaaaaataaaactactatGATACTTATTGTGTGGTTGCTGTAAATAGACCATTGTTCCTTTGAGATGGTTACACTTAGTGGAGTTTACAAGCATTTTAAGGCACAGCCCCGATTTAATTCCAGCTTGAAGGAATCTTATTTATttggaatttctttaaaaattaaaaagaaatgtgtaaatttaGCGAAATGGCAAACATAACAAATGATGAATACAGCTCCTAATATCACGAACAGTTCTAATTTACATCTGGGCTGCAGTAAAACTTTTATATGTGATGATTTTTGTGGGTGGCTGGAAAGCAGGGCGTATGAAGAGACAGTGGCACTAAAACTGCACTGTGCAATTGTAAACTGACTTATCTGTACTTgtatttgtgcgtgtgtgtgtgtgtgtgtgtgtgtgtgtgtgtgtgtgtgtgtgtgtgtgtgtgtgtgtgagagagagagagagagagtaaaagtgtgtgtgtatgtatgtgtgagagTGGCTGAGAGAGGTAAGCAGTGAGTCTGTCTATATGACACTGTTTCTTTGAGAGGGATGTGagtgacagaaagatttttacaTCCAtgtacatatacagtacacacatatatctacacacacacgcactggcTGGCTCTCTGTGTCTGGAAGTCATTGGCAGTGCAGAGCGGAGCAACAAATGAGCTAATTGTTCTGTAAATGATTTATCCTCTGCTGAGGCCTGTACAGCCAGTGTTTAATTCAGCTGCTGCTATTAGAAACACATTGACGTTGGGCTTTGATGGTGATGTTAAAGAAGCCTGGAAACCGCGCTCTGTGAAACGCCCTCGctgcctacacacacacccacacatgacacatatacacacacgtgcacgaCCGTAGAAACACTGACGCTGGAGCGTACAGCACACCACACTCTGAGACTTTTATCAAAAGCATTTCATTCGACCTCCTCAGTTTCTTTTCAGCCAGACGGCAGTTCATTGCTTCTTTCTagacaccccaaaaaaaactcatatgATTACTCACTTAAAGAGGGCTGGATCGTGACTGTGCTTTCAACACTTTCTTAACTAATGGTGTGCAGGAAGTTGTGGAAACAGAGATGgcgaaggagaaagagaggcagagaaataGCCAACGACTCAGCGGGATAATCAACTTAGCTATTTATCCTCCAGTTTAGACAGTTGGTTTTCGACTGCGCCGAAACTACACTTTGCTTCTTTATAGACATCAAATGAACCGTGCACCTTAAGAGAGCTTAAATGCATGAATAGGACATGTGCAGGAGTGAACTAATGACTGCGGTTTTTACAGTCATTTGGTTATTAGTCTGTTTTCACTGGAAAAAAGCATTACGTCACTTGTGTGCATGAAGTAGACGTTTCGAGGTCAGAGATGAAAAGTAAATTACCCTCATTTGCTGATAATGCTGGTGTTGACTTGGAGTTAATGTTTTGCGCCTCATGAGCGAGAGCTTTGCCTGTTTGCTTCTCAGGCTATGCTAATGAGGTGCATCGGTGGTAGCTAATATACTGCAGGcaattttcaaatgtattctaGCCCACGTtcggtgtgtgtctgtgtgccgTCATGCATGGACCTCTCTGTATATTTTCAGCACAGATGGAAGCAGTTAAACCCTAATTTAACACCAACAGAAGAAGTCGTGTCAGATAACTAACAAAATCTATTAGTAAAACTATCATTCTGTTGTCATTTGGTCTGCAGGGAAAGGGTTGCTCACAGAgcaaattaaagcaaaactACAGTAATCTGAGCCAGACACAGAGCAAATCTaagataaatttaaaacaaaaataaaagcagaaattggTGGTTTAAATTGTGCAGTTTCTTAAAACAATATCTACTGAAGCTAATGACATATTGGCTGCTGTAGGATGCTCATCGTAGCAGCGATGATAAAGTGCTGGTTGATGCGTAATGTAGCAGGATGAAGTCATCCGAGACTGGTGAAAATGAAGTCGGGCTTGTTCTGGAGCCATTATAACAGATTATTAAAATGTGGGAACAATTAAAAGCATGTGTGGCCGGCTGGTGCGAATTACATCTGATTAGGCGATCTAAGATaaatcaagtgtttttcagAAGCTATCAGGATGCTTATTAGCAAACCACAGCGAGCACAAAGTACATGTCTGATGCATCCAAGCCACATAATGGCAGACTGAGGCTTATATGGTGTGTTAGTTAGCTTAATTTAAAAGTCTGATGTGCTATTTATTGCACCATTTTAATGCACGTCTATGATCCTGTAATCGCTGATCGTTTAATTACAGCTTCTTGTAGAGACTTGAGGGAACTGACTCATATTCACATACTTTCACTCGATAAACTAAAGGGATATTACCAGTTTTCATTTCATGGTTGAATACCAATCTCCTTATACGATTGTCGGGCCAGTACCCAAGTGGAATTATTTTTTCCAACCAGTCATCCCTCTCCTCATGCAGCCAGAAACTAAATTAGATGTTTGTATTTGACAGAATGGCTtaacacaggaaaaagaaaagagagagcgTGCATGGAAAATGTGCAGTTATAGGTAAAGGAACAGTCTGGATAGGGTTTcggaaaaacataattaaagtTTGAACTTAAGCTGATAAGATGCCGTGAAGACAGTGTTTATGATCTTCATGTTGAAGTTAAAACAGGCTCCTTTCTCCttgctaaaacaacaatattGTTCCAGTGTGTTAATATCATCATATTGTATCTAAAGTAAACATCATCAGGTAATCAGATTAGTGTCGGACAAATCACTCCCCTGGGATGACAGTGGTATGcctgtgtgcgcgtgtgtgtgtgtgtgtgtgtgtgtgtgtctgtgtgtctgtgtgtgtgggtgtttggagaaagagagagcagagatgTCATCCGACCACGCTCTTATTAGTCTTCAGGAGACTGTTTTGACTACCAGGCCAGCCTCAAAGCCCCCCTCCTCCTGTTTTGACTAAACCAGTCAGACTCCAGCTGAACCGCCTTCGCAAGCTACAGCTGGGCTTCAAAAAGTATTGCTGAGCGTTCACAGTGAGCTGACTCCTGCTGATTCCACAGTAATTTGATGTAATTTGGTGAATCACCCAATTGTCATGCACAGCTTTTGAGTAAGATTTCACGTACGCACGTTTTCTAACCTGCCTCAACTTTAATTTCCACTGATGAATACCTGCAATTTTCCACAGCGCCTTCCAGCAAACACCAGAGAGCGAGGCTACACTTGTC contains:
- the LOC121946174 gene encoding basic helix-loop-helix transcription factor scleraxis-like, encoding MTFAMLRTAPPAGRFLYGDIALLSEDEEENGSEGSGSEERTTNSSNFRLSSSSPSAFHIKVNRKRKLCGAGGNGGVDVAMMGRLIPPGSSIPGEGRQRTAANARERDRTNSVNTAFTALRTLIPTEPADRKLSKIETLRLASSYISHLGNVLLLGEGLHDGQPCHAPSPPFFHVNSSPNRGSDQSAQPKHICTFCLSNQRKMNKDRDRKTAIRS